AAATGTTTTGAAGagatgcttattcattttcatAAACCCAATGATACTAAGACTGAAACATGGATCACGAAAATCGCAAGACTGGCATCAGCCTAAACGCGGCCAGGAAAGCAGATAAATCTAGGAAGAATCAATATTCTTGCTATTCGAAATGAGCAGATAGACACGAAAAGAGTAAGGgtaaatgagcaagcaaaacaaAGAAGAGGCAAACCcgaatcttcgagagaactaaggtatttccgacttgaaatttttgaaatcagacttggaattttttaggaaattactaagaaatataAACGCTTTTGAGACTACCATAGAACATTACAGaacttaaaacctaggtggatagtctagtgaactaagtcttaggcgatttttcctgtctcgatatatcgttCCATAACTATTCAGatagatcttgcaaaccgatctaaactctctgaaaatcgagaaacgatcgccacgaaTATgcagctcgcttcctaaagaaagaaagaactagAGACACAAACGTCTTCTTTAAACCGATTTGTATCTagctattttcttaaaaccgaCATATTCGTCAACCtgaaaacaaccaaatcacaggcccagcgtcgtctttaaatcgACCCGGATTGTCGATTATTCCAATCCTCGGAAGAAGAAaagtacacaacccttcaaagtatcagTTCAACcattttctttcgtaaaaaaaaggagtaggtacgtataatATACTCGTATATTCTCAAACTTCAAAAATTTTGCCTCGtcatcaagaaaacgctttcatCAAAGCAAAATCTCGCAGCAACAGGCAGAAAAACATTTAGGCAATACGATGCCACAGTAAAATCGTCCCAAAAAGGCAAACGTCAATCTAAAATTTGTCTAAATGCTAGCAACATATCTAGACGAttatgaacataatctcaaagactatacaacaTTTCTTGTCACAATCATGCATATAGAAACCTGTagcaatatcaaactgaaactcgacgattagccaaagtcttgaaaccctttccggctttataaagccagtttcgtataaaaaaatttatgagaAATCTTCGAGcatcaaagcatttctttcagtttacaTTGAACAAAGTGAGTCatggaaaagcatcgaaaacatttgcgacgaagaaaactcgagaattaAAGTAGCAGCGAGCacattaaagggaacactttTTACCGATCGTTGGCTAGATCTACcgctggttgaccaattcgttccagaaacgaatatgtcatgagaatcctctcaaaagCCAATGAAAAACGTAATGTGGCAAGATCGTGGTGAAATAAACTTcagtaacactccatgagtaattCCAAACAACTTTCACCAAATTAACTCTAGGACGAACTATGAAAGACTTTATCCGTTCGACAACGGTACGTAGGCATCCTTCACAAGGTGCAGCCCTAATCTTATCGCACTCCACTTTTGGTAGAGTGAGCAGACCACTtccaaccattaattccgcctaacttacGTGAAACATCGCAAAATTCTAGCGAGTTGGAGGGCTAACTGTTgtggtcaaaatcggtcacgatggAATCAATCTCGGAAAATTCTCAAGAAAATGTTTCTTTGAGAAAGAGATAataattcaaaagaaaagaaaagcggGAAAACCTAAATCGAGTTTCGTAACAACTCCGAAAAGGATTCACACGATAAGTCTTCGAGAAAGGTTACTCTAGGCCTCGCACAAACGGATCCAAACAACGAAACAACTATAACGCACGATCATCCAACTCGCCGAAGTGGCGAGTTGGACCGAACACACCGTCTGAGTCGCCCATTCGGCAAGTTGGACCAAATGCAccgtccaactcgcccgttcggcgagttggaccgaaCAAGACGTCCAACTCACCGAACGAGCGAGTTGGACCGAACAAGACGTCAAACTCGCCTGTTCGACGAGTTGGATCAACTAGCCTGCCTTCATCCCGTCCTCGTAGATCCCTCTTTCAAGATTAGATTGAAGctgctcttgtttcatctcgatcggAGTCATCATTGGAACTATACGATCGGAAAACCGCAAGATCCCATTTTCTCGTACGAAATTCgaattgatcgtataaaacggaAACAATTAGCTAAACACCTTGAACTGCCTCCACTATACGAGAAATTCAAACTTTCTTCAGAATCGACGTCGTTTCGGAAGCGCTCTTTCGATAAAttgtaaaaacgcttaagtcgaAAAACGGCCCGAAAGGGTCGAGAATGCAGCTAAAAGCCCACACATGATTTTAGACGAAATCAAGCCCAATCGTTATGACAGTTTATCTTTTATTctgcaggagaagataaatgtcaagttcggagaataaatgtgaaattttcaaagataaacacgaagatcgatgaaaaatagaatatttccgCGAAGCAATAAACTCGACCGAGGGCATAAAGGGACAGAGCAAACCGCctctaggaggagtatataaggacgtCGAGGTTGAAGAGGCAAATGAACAATTCTTTTTACTcttagaactctctgcacttagaaacgtTAGAGATTATTCTTGACATGTTTTGTTTCTATGAATGGCACTCGATTACTAGACGAAATCGCAAAGACAGTTCAATCTCTTGTTCTACTCTTTCAAAAgaactacgtttggcttgatcctcgaaggGGTATGTAGGCAgtctttcataaggttcagtccaaaatcaatcaaaacttTTCTCGTATATTTTTTGTCTTCTGTTATCGAGTTGCAAATCAACTAgttttaaggttttaggttgctagaaataGGTAATTCGCTGACATCTCTTGCGAccgaagcttttataatctattgtaatgatcgcaacgctcttacgcggattcgaaataagatctaccttttctataaattcgttttgttatttttttcatattttccgcatttatttggtcacttaTCGTTGGCTAATCCGAGACCTCAGGGAAAGTTAGAGTTTCTTGACTTTCTTCCGATTATTGACGGTGCGAATTTCAGTTCCCACAGTGTTCATAttgcattttcataaatatttacatattttggGGGCTGAAATTCACATCTAgaggtgttacaaaaaaaagaaaaaaaaaagaagttcacATCTAGAAGTTGGGGCCAAATTTGAGGAAGAAATTAAAGGTTTAAGGAGTTTGCACCAAATTGAGAAGAATAAAAAAGTACAAAGACCTAAGATGTAAAACGTAAAAGTTGGACAAAACTAGATAGATCTATGAAACTTGATAGGCCATTTGCCGGTGGCAATAGACCCGACGAAACGACAGCGGCAGCTAGGATCAAATGTTGCTGGTCGTAGGAGAAGAAGACTGCAGATAAGACGGCCTGACCTAAAATTGTTGACCGAAGGAAAATATAAGTTATGATTTTTGTTAGAAAAAATATGACTTCTGgtgaaaaggaaagaaaagaagcaaaatgcgaaacaaatttttgataaaaatatttaaaacaaaagtaaacaaaaaatattgttttagttaCGAATACGATTAGCTAGAGAAAAGCAAGTAAAAAAAGCAGTCAAAACTACTCGAAGAAAAATCCAATAAGTGACCTGTGATATAATTAAAAGTCACGAAGTTACCTTGGGACTTTGGTTGAATTTACAGGTTGAATTGGTAAGGGACTTGGGTTGTAAAAATGCAACAGACTATGGGGTTTATTGAGTCATAAATCAAAGTGCTAAGCGTTTAATCGGTTCAGATAAAAACTCTAGGGAGCATATGTGCAATTCTGCCAAGATAATGTTCATCGCAAGGAGTGATGTAGAAACACTAGAGAATGAGAAAgcgagagagagatggagaacGCTTTGTCTCCGTCGCCGGCAGATGAAATCGCGGGAAGAGTAGCCTCTCTGTACGTCTATCCGATCAAATCTTGTCGAGGGATATCTTTGTCTCAGGCTTCTCTCACTCCCACAGGTATTCCATCAGAGACACTACTCCGTTTGTTTGCTTATGTTGATTTGTGCTCTTGTCGATGGGTTCTTGATTCAAATGAAATTTGTGGGCGTTGTAAGTATTCTTTGAGTGGAAATTATTTAACTTTTGTGTGTGTGATTGGTTGGTTAGGGTTTCGATGGGATAGAAACTGGTTGATTGTGAACTCTAAAGGAAGAGGATTGACTCAAAGAGTGGAACCAAAGCTTTCCTTGATTGAAGTTGAAATGCCTAAACATGCGTTTGCACAGGACTGGGAGCCCGACAACAACTCTAACATGGGTAagattttgtctttttattcttcaactaaatttttaagatatccttttttttttttacagtggTAAGAGCTCCTGGCATGGATGTACTTAAGGTTTCACTAGCTAAACCTGAGAAAATAGCCGATGGTGTCTCAGTCTGGGAGTGGTTTGGCTCCGCACTTGATGAAGGAGAGGAAGCCTCTAACTGGTTTACAACTTTTGTTGGGAAGCCTTGTCGACTTGTTCGTTTTGATTCAggtttttttacattttcatgtCATAATCATTTGATCCTTTTATAGCTTTAGCTTCATGCGTGTTTTGCAGACTCTGAGACAAGACCTGTGGATCCAAACTACGCTCCAGGTCACTTTGCGATGTTCTCAGATATGTACCCTTTCTTGCTTATATCACAGGTCAGTCACCATGAACGAGGAAGTTGCTTGGGTTCTTCTTCTACTCAGAATAGTTACGTTACGTTTTATAGGGTTCCCTTGATGCCCTGAATGAGCTTCTCAAGGAGCCTGTACCCATCAGCCGATTCAGACCCAAGTATGTTTGTTTCAAATTATTGCTTTGTAACAACACTTGATCAAACTTTCTTTCCACAGCATCTTGGTTGATGGATGTGAACCATTTGCTGAGGACTTATGGACAGAGATCCTTATAGACAATTTCACCTTTCATGGTGTGAAATTATGCTCTCGTTGCAAGGTATACACAGCCTACTtcgttatatattttctttgtttttgttttaagggTAAGCTTTTAAATTGTTTTGGATGATCAGGTACCGACGGTAAATCAAGACACTGGAATTGGAGGTGAAGAGCCAATTGAGACTCTGAGGAGTTTTAGATCAGACAAAGTCTTACAGCCACAGAAGAAACCACAGGGAAAGGTACTCAAAAAACATTGTTGGGTTTACTTTATCATCATAATGATTGAATATGGGAGTtttgaatgatgatgatgatgcagaTATACTTTGGACAGAACATGGTTTGGAAACATGGGTTTGGGGAtggaataacaaaaacaatcgAGATTGGTGATTCTGTTTTTGTCCTCAGAAAACTCTCCTCTCCTACTGAAGCAGCAACttgaaaaaacaagaaaacgTGCATTCTGTACATGGTGTAAGTTTATCCGAGGACACCAAGCTTTTATCAGAGCACTTGTATATATCATTTCTACTGACAATCAAACCCAAACCTTTAAACTTTATCATTATGAAAAGCCAATTAATATTGGTTAAAACATTAGTGTGCTCCTCCCAAGTAACATGTAACACAATTAGGGAATGTGTAAATACAAACCCgacagaaaatatgaaaatcgaGAGTAAAGAAACATAAAACGCCAAAATAGAGAAACAAATGACGTTGCCCATTGCTTTAGAATAGATATGCTTGACTCGAGTTGCTTCGCATGGCTAACAAGATCCTCTACATGGCTTACAAGGTGTAAAATCAAGCATTGAACCCCATGTCTTCGAAACTTTACGACACCTAGCAAGTTACTTCGCCGGCAATCTCAACGATATTGTAACGACCTAATCCCAGTTTCGAAACATGTTAGCCGACTAAAGTCCAAGCATTACCTAAAAACCCAAGATATTTGCCTATAAATACTTCATCCTCGTtattttctctacaaaaaaaaaaaatcagaagttagaaaaagaagaaaaagaaatcagaagttgaaagagagaaagagagagaaattgTGGAAACCTTTTCAATGGAGTCACCTGAGTTGCCACCGGAGCCACCGCGCCTTGAGACCTCGTCGAGCTCGTTCCCACCGTTCGCTGCAGCAAGAAACCACCATGCAGTTAAGCTTAGCTTCGTCCGTTTAGTAATTCGTCGATAACTCTCTAACCGTTGTGAATCTCGGTCATGCAAAaccatcatcgtgttcctctcgtcgagacgaatCCGTAAACACCGAccacgcgccgccgccggatATCGCCTCTGCCGTCGTCCTCCGCCGCAACTCTGCCGCCGCCGAATATTACCTCCGCCGTTGCCGCTGGCGAACTTTCCGGTAAGACGCCGTCACCGCCGGTGTCGATACCGGTTACTCGCcggtgactcggtcaactcGACCGCGTGAACTCAgcgagtcaactcggttgactcggtaAACCGGTTGGttgactggtttgaccggtttaaattgattttggtttggttagggtaaaccggtcggtttagTCAAATCGATTTCTGGTCAAAGCTTGACCGGGTTGACTTTGACCtgcgggttgacttttccgcAAACTTTGACCGGTTCCGTTTTtgaccgttcgaaaggcgttctgactcagaatttcgatctgatttcagatatagagtctatttgagcagctggagttcatagacaTTACTTCTCGtaattgctaaggtgagggtatATTTCCGAACTTCTCGTACACGGTTTAGGGCTTCGAATAAGTATAActtatttctaatgtgtttcGTCTGCCTGAAATCGAGTCTTTCATTTCTTGTTTAGTTATTAGGTTCTTTGCTTAAACCGGAATTAGGTtgttagaggattcaacattgattgtttcacttaatgtaaatgtttagctaggattgtttttgtgtggagacggatacagagacggacttctgtatgccggattgtatgAGGTTGTTACCAACTATAGTCGACCAGTTGAGATGTAGCCTAGaagtgtcgataaatcgtctacgggcggTGTCCGAGCACTATCTCGAGCTGTGTTAtgtttttggcctgttagtgggcggcgagtgtgcacctcgctaggacaATTGTTCGTTActtgggtactttaggtaccCTGTTTGACATGTGTtagaattaatttatatttattcggagtgttatgtccgggtccatggactacggggtagcatcccatacctcactgagcgattcccctgtcgctcacccctcactcTTCCCCTTTTCAGGTGAGACAAACAAGTATGTGATATTTGGACGGACTTGATGCTACTGGACTTTTCTTTCGGATTTTATTTGGGCTTGGGTGAGTGTTATTGGGTTTATGGATTTTTATATTACGGGATATTGTTGGTGGCCCGCCGTCCTTAGTGAGAGGGAGACGGGTGTCACATTGTTGTATGATGACGTGTCGGGGGTAACACCCTGTCCTCCACATAggaggtgacgggtgtcacGGATATATTGGAAGAGATTGAAAAACTTTGCTCTGCCTTCTTATGTTATGGCTCGAAAATGAATGTTAAAAAGGCCAAAGTCAGTTGGAACGACATATGAAAGCTAAAGAAAGAAGGAGGATTAAGTTTGAGACCTTTAAAAGAGATAGTGTTGCTTAAAGCTACTTTGGAAAATTCTCTCAATTTCCTTATGGGTTAATTGGGTAAAGAAACACTTGATTAGGAAAGGATCCATTTGGTCTGTTAAGAATAGTCAAAATGGCTCATGGATGTTGGGCAAAATTCTGAAGCACCAAGCCTTGGCTAGGGGTGGGCATTTTATCCGATAACCGAACCTGATccaaaaaacccaaaccgaaatccgaaccgaagtagcaaaatatccgaacgggtattgaattaggagagattgaaTATCCGAACCTGAACGGGTAATAACCTGAAtgaatatccgaagataaccaaacatatgtATTactaaccttatatttctagtttatatctctcattttatttaaaatatttatattgatactacatatactttaagttcatataatatacatataattacggaaaaaatgatttgctactcacttaaaatgcatgtcaagttttttgtttcaagaattaacaaaagttacattcgaaatttaaaaacaataaccaaattagtgtctttttagttttaaaatgttatatccaaatctattaaccattcaatctattaaaaaaaaaatcagtaaagtgaaagttatatttttaaatacaagaaacttgaaaaatgaaattttagttttaatttttgttctttcaaaatctaaatatccgaatccGATTCGAAATAGCCGAATctgaactaaaaatacccgaactcGTCCCGAATtacaaaaatacccgaacgggttctatacctcaacaccaaaatacttgaaaatctgaaatacctgatccgaaccagaacgccgATCCCTAGCCTTGGTCATGGCTTTTCACAAGGTGGAAGCTCATAATGGAATAAACAATTCATTTTGGGATGACTCTTGGTCTTCGCAGGGATGTTTACACAATTGATACTCCTTTAATGAAGTGTCCCAAATAAACTATTCGTGCTGTTACAAAAGCACACTTGCTCTTTTCAGCATACAATTGATTATGCTTCAACAGTTCAAATACCACCATGAGATAAACAAGATGCTCAGTCATTATAGGGCTGTAGATCAATATGTCGTCATAGAAAATAAGGACAAACTTCCGCAATTAGTCTCTGAAAACATTATTCATCTAGCCTTGAAAAATGGCTAGAGAATTAGTTAGCCCAAAAGACAACACCACATACTAATAATGACCACTAAATGTTGTTTTACGAATGTCCTCAAGTACCATTCTAACTTGATGATAACCCGCTCGCAGATCAATCTTTGAGTATACTCTGGATCCTCCTAACTCGTATCATTAAATCTTCTATTTAAGGAATAGGGAACTTGTCCTTAACTCTCATGCTGTTGAGCGTTATCTATTCTACACAGAGCCTCCATGGT
The nucleotide sequence above comes from Brassica napus cultivar Da-Ae chromosome A9, Da-Ae, whole genome shotgun sequence. Encoded proteins:
- the LOC106360952 gene encoding mitochondrial amidoxime reducing component 2, which gives rise to MENALSPSPADEIAGRVASLYVYPIKSCRGISLSQASLTPTGFRWDRNWLIVNSKGRGLTQRVEPKLSLIEVEMPKHAFAQDWEPDNNSNMVVRAPGMDVLKVSLAKPEKIADGVSVWEWFGSALDEGEEASNWFTTFVGKPCRLVRFDSDSETRPVDPNYAPGHFAMFSDMYPFLLISQGSLDALNELLKEPVPISRFRPNILVDGCEPFAEDLWTEILIDNFTFHGVKLCSRCKVPTVNQDTGIGGEEPIETLRSFRSDKVLQPQKKPQGKIYFGQNMVWKHGFGDGITKTIEIGDSVFVLRKLSSPTEAAT